GTATTTTATTGACATGCAAAATCGTGATACCCTAAACTTTCTGTAATTAATTAGTTCCAAATAATATCCACCAACATTAATTCTACCGGAAGCATGACATGTTATTAAACTTATATGACAGTGCAACAGATAAGAAACGAATTATGTTTGAAATGCTAAAGTTATATGACTTCCAAATATTTGTCATCAAAATTCTGCCCACATGTTGATACCATATATGCAAGCCAAGAGCAAAACAATAAGTGcatgtaaaattatttcatgTGATTGAGGATCAAAACAACCAATAATACAGTATCTCAAGAATGAAAGTACGGTATTAGATAAGCTATAAATCACGTGCATtacatgatttttcttttataatcaAATCGAAGAGTAGTTTCACACATTAGATCTCATGcggcattagagaaatttttatGGATATGATTACCTGTGAACTCCAATTAGTTATATTCAGTTATGAGTTATGAGGTGGCAATCTCAGTCAGCTGGAGTGGGACCCACTGGTGGTTAAATAGTTATTATAAACAACTAGTTTGTGCAGCTGTATAAAAGTAACGGAGCAAGCTAACTGGGAACCACCTTTGTAAGATCAATTGAGTGACGCTTTGAGAGAGATCAAGTGGTCTTTGCGGGAAAATTTGTTTCTTGTTCTCTTGAGAGTGTTCTTGTAATTGATCTGGTTCAATAAAAGCTTTAACCCTACTTTTTCTTAGTCATGGATGTAGGTACCTTGGTATTGAACCACGTTAACTCTTGAGTGttgattcttttcttctttcttcttaattcttttgttgcattggtttatttctttataatattgatCTTGATTGATCAAAAGATTAGGAATCTGACTTGATACACTATTAAACTGGTATTAAGGCTTTGGTCTCTCTGTTCTTGATTACCATATGGCAACCACCAACTTCGATCTTGAAAAGATCaatggtgaaaatgatttctaCTTATGGAGTCTCAAGATGCGAGCAATCCTCATTCAATAAGGGCTTGACAGTGctcatgatgatgatgaagattcaAGGGCCAAGAAAGCGAAGGGGGAAAGTTCATCAAGTGCTGGTGGAGGCATGAGGTCTATTAACAATAAGGCTCACAGCACTATCATCTTGTATCTTTTAGATGGAGTGCTAAGAGAAGTGGCAAAAGAAAATACTATTTCTAGTTTGTGGACTAAACTTGAAGAGCTATTCTTGAAGAAATCTTTGGCCAAAAGACTCTATATGAAGAGGAAATTGTACACATTTTCAATGAAGGAAAGAACAATTGGGAATGATCATTTGGATGAGTTCAACAAGCTGATACTGGATCTTGAAAATGTTAACATTATTCTTGAAGATAAAGATAGAGCCTTGATTCTGCTAAGCTCATTTTCAGATTCATATGAGCAATTTGTTGATACCTTGCTCTATGGAAGACAATCACTCACATTGAAAGATGTGAAAAATGCTCTGGAATCAAAagatttgaagaaaagaaCATATGGGAAAGTCAAAATCTTAGAGAGAGCTTAGTTGCCAAGATAAAACCAGACAAGAaagcaaataaagaaaaaaaaacaaccagTAGGACAAAGctaataagaaaagaaagaaaatgaagtgttATTTCTGCCACAAAGAGAGGAATTATATCAAAGATTGTTTTGAGaagaaaaacttgaaaaattatagaaagaaACTAATAGAAAGGTTGTTGTTGCCTCAAAAGATGAAGGAAACTCAAATGATGCAGATGTTCTTGTTGCTATAGAAAATTATTCTTCTGGTGAGTGGATACTTGACTCAGGCTGCTCTTTCCATACATGTGCTAATAAAGATTTCTTCAAGACCTTTGAAAGCATTGATGGTGGGAAGGTCTTACTTGGGAATAATCTAGTTTGTAAGGTTGCTAGAATTGGAACCATTGGCATTAAGATGTTAGATGGTACTATGAGAGACTTGAATCCAGTTAGATATGTTATAGATTTAAGAAGAAATCTTATATCATTACGAATGATTGATCAAGCTAGCTGAAGTATAAAAGCAGAGAAAGGTGAATTTcatattatagaaaatggttTGGTTATACTGAAGGGTTTACATGTTGAAGCAAAAAAAGTGAAGCTTTGAGAAGTTTAAGGAGTGGATTGCACTCATGGAGAACCAAAATGATAGAAGGATGAAAAGATTAAGAACTGACAATGGCTTGGAGAACTGCAACAATGACTTTGATGAATTTTGCAAGGCGAAAGGCATTGCAAGGCATAAAACTGTGAGACACACTTCATAATAAAATGGACTAGttgaaaagatgaaaaatgaaCTTGATTGAAAAAGTTAGATGCATGTTATTCAATGCAAATTTCTCAAAACAATTTTGGGTTGAGGCTGTTACTACAATAGCATACCTTATCAATAGGAGTCCCTTATCAGCCTTGAACTTTAAAACACCACAAGAAATCTAGTCAGGGAAGTCACCAGACCTAAGTAATCTTAGAATCTTTGGTTGTCCTGCTTGTGCTCACATAAGTCAGGGCAAACTAGAACATACGGTAGTAAAAATGTACTTTATAAGGTATCCAGAAGGCATAAAAGGACACAAGATTTGGTGTGTTAATGGCAAGCCGTCAAGAACTTTGAATAGTAGAGATGTTGTGTTTGATGAAGAGGCTATATTGCAGCAGACGGCTGAAATAGAAGTTATAACCTCCAATTCTTAAGATAATGATGAGTTAGAGTTGAAGGTGGAGTCCAGAGAAATATTGAAAGACAGTGAAAGGGTTTCCAAGCTTTACTAAGAGATTAACAAAACATCAGAGCCAGATAACTATCAACTCGCAAGAGATAGAAAAATGAGAGTTGTTAAAATGCCCAAAAGATATGGCATTGTTGATTTGATATCATATACACTGATAGTTATTGATGAAGTGTTTAGAGAAGATTCAGAGAACTTCAAGTAGGCCATGAATGGcaaagacaaattaaaatggatgattgcaatgcaaaataaaatatcctcACTCAAGAAGAACAATACTTGGGTTTTAGTTCAGAAACCttctcataaaaaattagtgaGATGCAAATGGATCTTTAAGCTCAATGAGGGAGTTGCTAGTAATGGACCAACAAGGTACAAAGCGAGACTTATGGCTAAGGGGTTTACACAAAGATAAGAAGTAGATTTTAATGAATTGTTTTCACCTGTTGTTAAGCGCACCTTGATAAGGGTTTTATTAGCTATCATTGTCTTCTTTGATCTAGAATTAgatcaaatggatgttaaaGCCGCCTTTTGCATGGTAATTTAGATTAAGAGATCTTAATGGCACAACCAGAGGGTTTTATTGAAAAAGGAACCGAGAGACATGGTTGTTTACTAAAAAAGAGCTTATATGGCTTGAAGTAGTCTCTTAGACAATGGTACTTAAGATTTGATGAATTTATACTTAGTCATGGTTACAGTAGAAGTGAATATGATAGTTGTGTGTATTATAGATGGTTGTCTTCTAATAATTTGATCTGTCTACTCCTCTATGTTAATGACATGCTTATAGCATGTAAACATAAAGTAGAaattgagaagctcaagaatgaattgaatactatatttgaaatgaaagactTGGGCCCTGCAACCAGGATTCTGGGAATGCAAATCAGAAGGGATAAACATGCCAGGACCTTATTCCTTACTCAATTGGATATGTTAAAAGGGTCATCAACAGGTTTGGGATGAATAATTCCaagtttgtttttactttattagTCGTACATTTCAAACTCTCCAAGAAGCAAGAACCTAAGGAAGATATAGATTTTGACTACATGAGAAAAATTCCTTCTTCTAGTGTAGTTGGTAGCATTATGTATGCTATGGTCAGCTCTAGACTAGATGTAGCATATGGAGTTGGATTAGTTAGCAAGTTTATGGAGAATCCAGGTAAGGAGCATTAGGAGGCTGTCAAATGGCTGCTTAAATATCTCAACGGTACTGTAGATCATGGAATTGTGTTTAGAGAAGTTAACAATGCCAGAAGTAAAGTTTCAAGCTATGTAGACTTAGACTTTGCAGGTGATTTGGACAAAAGAAGATCGGTTATTGGGCTTGTATTTACTCTATATGGTGGTGCAATAAGctagaaaatcatcattacaGTTAGTTGTTGCTCTTTCAACAACTGAGGGCAAGTTTATTGCTCTTACAGAGGATGTGAAGGAAGCTTTGTGGCTAAAGGGATTAGTTTCAAAGTTAGGGTTGAAACAAGAGTTAGTCACTGTTAGTTGTGATAGCTCAAGTGCTATACAATTGAGTAAAAACGCCAAACATCATGAAAGAACCAAACATGTTGATGTGAGGATGCACTTTATCAGAGATGAAATCATAAGAGAGGTGATCAATGTTGTTAAAATTCCTTCTAAAGTTAATCTTGTAGACATGCTAACAAAACCATTGCCTACAATCAAGTTCAGGAATTCCTTGAACTTGATTAGAATTGTTAACTTGTAAATCAAGTTAACTATTATTAATGCAGTGAAGGGTAAAGCCATAACTAAATAAACTAAGGTGGAGATTTGTGGAAACCAGTTAGTTATATTCAGTTATGAGTTATGTGGTGGCAAGCTGAGTCAGCTAGAGTGGGACCCACTAATGGTTAAAatagttattataaaaagCTAGTTCGTGTAGCTATATATAAGTAACATAGCTTGCTAACTGGAAGCACTTTTGTGATATCAATTGAGTGACTTTGTAAAAGAGATTAGGTGGTCTTTGTgggaaaatttgttttttgttctCTTGAGAGTGTTCTTGTAATTGATCTGATTCAATAAATACTTTAGCACTGCTGTTTCTTAGTCATAGATGTAAGTACTTTGGTATCGAACCATGTTAACTCTTTTGAGTGTTGATTCTTTTCTACTTTCTTCTTAATTCTTTGCGTTGCATTGGTTTATTTCTTTGCTGTATTGACCTTGATTGATTAAAAGATTGGGAATCTAACCTGATACATTATCATTATacaattcaaatttataagGTGAAACCAcattataatatgaaaaagGGACACATCATAGTGCCCCAACTACTACTTCAACAACAATACACCAGCACAACTACAAAATTCAACATAATACAGCCACCGGATCTAAACCAAAATCCGAAGATATTATTAAGACAATAAcatactgaaaaagaaaaaaccatgACAAACTACTCTCTTTCTAATGAAATGTCACTTAAGAAAACATGTTCTCTCTTCTCGTAAATTGCAAAACCAGGTTCCACATATAATATTGGTATCTGAAATACTGCCAAATAATACATTGCAATTAATCTTACCGAAACAGGGTTTAAAGAACTAACAGTCATCACCTTTCTTTGTTTATATCTGTAACTAAAAGTAATCAACTAATTGTGcaaataatacaaattaagataaaacaaaatggataTATGATACTAGGCAAGAGAGCTCTTTATTTTACGTGGGTTACAAGTGATTTCAAGGCAATGCATGTTGACCATATTTAAACAATGATTAATGATAtataaacatattaaaattttattccaatttcattctaaataatataatagatAACGTACCCTGTATCGAGTGTTCATTGGCATAAGTTGTAAGTGAATTGATGGAGATCCAAATCATcacataatttctttttcttttttaaagaaaaaaaaaacctcaacTAAGTAGATAGAAGATTCattaaactgaaaaataagATGATGAACTAATGGAGAGAGTTATTCTACCAAAAGGTCCATAATGAtataatgcaaaataaaaagtgaaacGAAGAAAAAGATTACATGAATCTATATTGAGAGAATCCAGACGATCTTCAATTAGTGCAAAATCAAGTAAATTGAGATCTCCTTAAATTCAAATTGACTAAAGAATCCGCAACCTTATTGCCCTCTCTGCAAATAGGCGAACAATAAAAGGTGGATGGTAATTAATGGCCAAAAAGAACTCGCAACAATTTCGAAGAATTCTCGAACATCAAAATTGAGGGCTAAGTTGGATTTGATATTcatatttcttcaaaaaagTTCCTTCCCTTAATTAAGGTCATCGGTTCGAGACTTGGAAATGCAGCTGCGTTAAATACTTGTTGGGAGAGCTTTGCCGCCCTAGTGGTCCTACCCGGCTCAAATCTGAATTAGTCGGGGCCCAATGTGGTCTTCAAATACCAGATGATTTAATATaccgaaaaaaaaagttccttcccttttcttattcttattgTCCTTATGCTTAAAGATAAATGCTTAAAtgctttaagttttaattaattagttatgcTCTCTTAGTGCCTGTTTGGTATGACTTATTTAAGagccataagtgcttatttaatcgcataagcactttttaaaaatttttatggtgtttggttatttttttagtagagttgttttagcttaaataagctaatttacctctactagcaaaagcccaaaattcaagcttttgggagtagaggttagagagctttttcaaaaaatatataatataaaaaatatcacacagtttaatggttcaaaagtactttttttattgacaaccaaacactcaatgactttttgtccaaaaacTCTATTGATATAAGCTCTAGtgctataagctctactgttataagctctatttaataagttgtaccaaacggagccttaGTGCGCgtttggtatggcttatttaatggttataaGTGTTTAGCTAATCTCATAAACtgttatcataatttttgttgttgtttggttgttttctAATAAAgcttttgaagttttttttaagagtaataatacagccacaaactcttgtacaaacttattttgtacaaactgacgtagcattaattcattggttgaatgaaaatataaattaataaaaacaaatcatgtagcccaagtgatatttaattcaactaatcttatcatgtcacatcagtttgtacaagattttgtggctgtatcattactctttttttaaatgtcaaaatatctaaaatatcatttacttatttaacaacttgatttattatttcataatataactttaaaaacttgcctattaaagtaatttcataaaatttaaaaaaaaatcttattgacaaccaaacaactaaatgttttttaataaaagctctaTTTACAAAAGCTCTATTAATAAAAGCTCTACTAATAAAAGCTCTACTTGAAAAGTTGTACCAAACGGCTCCTTAGTCTATTAAAAGTAGATTAGGCACCATGATTAATTTGCTGAATAATGTCACTCttactaattttattggtGTGTAATTTCCAGGGAACTCAACAAAAGCCAGTGAGGGAGAGAATTTCGGATCAAGGTGAAAGAGTCCAAATCTAAAATCAACTTGGTAGCATCATATATTACAATCttctccttatttttttttctcttctaatctctccttatttttcaaatttaattgaaaaagctAACTTcattataaataaagtgaaaaaataaactgATTTGATtatcaacaacaaaatttaaaattcaatattggCCACCCATTTAAaaagagcaaaaaaaaaaatcaaggatAGAATCTTAATCCTTGGATCACCATTAGGTATAGCAAGTTACCAATTATCAcccagagaaaaaaaaattaacatattcattttaattttaggactaatttgataaattaacattcttttttcattaatgtcaccaagaatatttttacaagaatattattgcaaaagtaaagaaaaataaaggtaaaAATGTCACATTTTTTAAACAGTATGGgtattttaaagcattttttaaaatatgagaaTTAAATGAACACTTAACTCATagtataagaattaaatgaatattcactctttttttaaatccaattaaaaaaatatcttaattataaataaagtgaaaaaattaattttaggaaaaatatccaccgtccacccgttttttccaactttttcaaaaatacacaattcttttttttttgctggaatccacctgaaattgtgttttgtttcacttttccacttccgtttggaattcGTTATAACATTACTGATGTCGTAGGGGCAAATCGGTCATTTTAGCAGAGCAACCCCAAACGACGTCGTTTACAACACATTGATCTTCGAACAATTCAATCCAGGCTTGACATAGAGCTTTACTCCAATTGTTTCCAAAAATCCTTTAGAGATCTCCTTTTGTTATTCAACAACTTCGTAATTTTCTTCAGAAAAAGCTCTTAGGGCAAAAGAGCTgactcttttaattttcttcagtTGTAGCGCTAGCTGCTACTCAAAATGGTTGAAAGGATCCACCCCAAAACGACACCGCGCAACGAACAAGAGCCCTCACATCCGCCGGCGCTCGCGGCTGCAGGAACCTACGTCAACGAACAAGCTGCCACTCGTGCTCCCGCCGCCGCAAATCCAGCAGCACTACCTGCTGCTGCTTCCGTTTCTGCTGCTGCTCGCTGCTTCTCCTCGTCCTCCTCTTGGCCATCGCCGCTGGCATCTTCTACCTCATCTTCTGTCCCGAAGCGCCCAACTACTCCGTCGACGACAAGATCGGCATCTACTACGAGAGAGGCAGCTCGGTGGAGGTCTACTACAAGGACGTCAGCTTATGCGACAGCGTCTGGCCTCAGTTTTACCAGCCGAGCAATAATGTCACGGTTTTCAAAACGACGCTAAAAGGATCATCCATCGAGTTGACTAGCTCTATGCGTAAAGACCTGGTTGCTGCTCAGACGAGTGGCAAGACGGTGCCTTGAAAAGAATGAAGCAGAATTCACCTTGTGAAGTGATGGAAGATGATGACGATGAAGAAGCAGATGACAACGATAATGATAACGATGAAGACGACTCGGGCGACCATAGCAAGGATAGTAAAGTAGaggaggagaagaagatgatttCTTTTGATTAGTTTAGTATTTTACTAAGTTTGGgggggtaaaatagtcatttgaCTAAGTTTCCATTAGTTTTCccaacggattccaaacggaagtggaaaagtgaaacaaaacgCAATTTCaggtggattccagcaaaaaaaaaaaaagaattgtctatttttgaaaaaattggaaaaaacgggtggacggtggatattttcccttaattttattgttaaattgaaattcaaaactgtcaaattgaaattcaaaactcaattTTCGCcactcatttaataaaaaaaaaaacaacaggAGAATTCTTGTCCTTGCACCATTATgtatacaaaatacaaaatccCAAATTATTGCAAAATACAAAATCCCAAATTATTGCATAACTGCAGTGgaactaaataaattagagTCAGTACTCACTACAACATCATATTTGATTGATCATCACttgcaaaaaattataaataaataaatcagaCCTTGGAACTGGATTTTGTAAGATCCGTTTAACAATTAGACGAGGCTCTTCCTTAGGCAAAATACTCATTCTTTTAGTTAAAGATGGTGAATGGGCCGTGTCTGCCATCAAACTAAGGCCCATTAGGGCTCATGGACCAACACGGCACTGCCCACCAAGTGAGCGGCCCATGCCGtgcccaaatttttttattaaggccCACAACCACGAGTCCACGCATGTTGTGCTCGAGCCGTGTCGTGGGCCGTGCCCAAAAATGGtccaccaatttttttttctttttttttcaagcgtACATACTTCGCGTGCTTTTTCAAGCCCACGTGCCTAACATGCTTTGTTTAACCCCACATGTCTGGCGTACTTTTTCAAGCCTATTAATCCATAcacttattataataataataacaacaacaacaacaacaataataattattataatttttattaagggaacaattaaaatttcattatcaatttatcaaaatttcacaactatatatttaatttcacaataaacaattataatacaacaatacataaatttaatttcttagaTTATAGCAATGATTAATACAAATCTAAAAACTCAAGCggccaaaatataaaaatattcaaacaaattattcaaatttcatttattcatttaataaattataaacataaaacaattagaatatttttttaaactaagacttaaattaatttttaaaagcctatgcttataaaatatattaaacaaattactttcaaaatatttgtaaaatcataacattttatctatatttttcattaaaaaattttactttaatatattttggccCACAGACTATGTGCGAACCCACCAATAAAGCGTGCTTTTTCACGTACCGTACTTTGTCCCATTCTAATCATGTCGTGCTTTGCCCCATCTCTAACCGTGCCGTGTTTTGAAGGCCCATGTACCTAAAATTATAAGCCCGCCTCAGCCCACGTACGTGATGTGCCGTGCCGAATGCCCTACCAAAACATGCTCGTGCTGCACGTGCATGTGCCGTGTCACGTGTCACCCAACCCATTGGCCATCTTTACTTTTAGTACAGCCCAGTAAATGTATAATTTCGAAGAgttttttgaaagaaagaaaaaaaaaattggaggaACAAGCCGCAACATAATtaggagctttgggaacaaTTGGGATGAACATAGCCAAAGGCATTGCAAAAGTGAGTGGTACTGATAAGCTTACCCAATTTTGTATTACACTTTTATTAAGTAGTGTAATACTAATATGTgatcttcaaataaaataaaagtacaatgtaaaaaaaataaaataaaattagattgaAGATATGTCACCTTCAATTGCTACTATGACATGTTAGAAGTTGGACAATTCCTCATTTCTCACTTCTCACAAAAGAAGTAGTTATGGTGCGATATATAGCAAATGTTACGTGCCCTCAAAGTTCTGCTGCAGCCATTGTGCTTGCATTTGCAGCCCAGCATCCCTTAAAGCATTCATGGCAGAATGGTAAAGCCGCTCATCTAGCTTCGTTCCTTCAGATTTCATATCTTGCAAAAGCTTCACTAGCTCTTCAATCTGACTAAGTTTGGAGAAAACCCCAACCATGATTCCAGCCATAGCTCTATCAATAACACCTCCATTCATTCTAAattcattgtaaaatttcacaCACATATCAAACTCCCTCGCCCTATTGTAAGCGCTTATAACAGTAGTGTAACTTACCTTATCTGGAGTCACCTTTCTTCGTTCCATTTCCTTCCATAACTTCTCCACCTGTCTCAAGTTCTTAGCCCTGCCATGCATGTCCATAAGGGAATTGTATATCCATACGTTTGGCTCACAACCTTTCGCTTTCATTTTAGCCACAAGCCACATTGCATCTCTTATCCTTCCTGTTTTGCCATACATTGCAACCATGCTAGAATATGCCACAACACATTTATCGAAACCCTTTTGTTGCATCTCTATGAATACCTTCTCCGCTTTTGAATACAACGCTATTCTGCAATATGCATTTATGATTGAAGCATAGGTCACTTGTCCTGGAATGCAGCCCTGGGAGATCAGCTGTTCATAAACCTTGACAGCAGCCCAATATCCTCTTCTTTTAGAGAAGCCATTAACAATCGCACACGAAATGCAATCAGAAATCTTCAATTTTGCATTCTTCATAGACTCAACAACGTCAAGAGTCTTCTCCACCAACCCTTCTTCAATATACATCAAAACGAGTTTCAAACAAACTTCCGGATCCCTCAACATTCCCTTCTCCTCTGCTTCTTTGAATAGCTCTTCGGCTAACTTTACTTCCGTAATACTCGCGAAAGAGCATATCAAAGAAGCATAGATTGAAGGGTCCTCTAAAATACCCTTTTCCTTCATATCCCTAAAGAACTTGAGAGCTTCAAAAGCTCGACCAGATTTCCCTAACGAATCACATAAAATCTTATACATATGAGTTGAAAACGGAGTTGAATCTAACTTCCTACTTTTACATTCAAGAAACAGAGCAGCTACTTTTTCCGAGTCGCCAATTTTATAATAAGCTTCCATAATCTGACAATAGCAACCAGAATCAAGAACAATTCCAGCAGATTTCATCTTCTCGTACACTAAAATTGTGCTATAATACATATGAAGTTTGTTATAACCTCCCATTGCAGAATTAAAAGCCAACAAAGCAATCTCCCCATCAGTTATAAACACTTGAAGCAAAGTGTTAGCAATTTTGAACTTTCTAGCTCTAACGCAACTAGCAACCAATCTAGAACAAGTATGAGCATCAGGCAACACAttataaatcttaaaatctTCAGAGAGTGAAACAATAGAATCCCATTTCTTGGATTGTACTAAGTACCTGATCAG
This window of the Citrus sinensis cultivar Valencia sweet orange chromosome 8, DVS_A1.0, whole genome shotgun sequence genome carries:
- the LOC102614221 gene encoding pentatricopeptide repeat-containing protein At5g13770, chloroplastic-like, translated to MAMVISSSSDCSSALINTTYTCMKKSYRHTLFSTCKAFPFVTVNPSSIINHRFFQVNASTNFPTIELNRDSHHQTAVPDAKKFDSFLHGMLKDPQTQELAYDYYNEAKKLPEFRPEKSTLKLLIRYLVQSKKWDSIVSLSEDFKIYNVLPDAHTCSRLVASCVRARKFKIANTLLQVFITDGEIALLAFNSAMGGYNKLHMYYSTILVYEKMKSAGIVLDSGCYCQIMEAYYKIGDSEKVAALFLECKSRKLDSTPFSTHMYKILCDSLGKSGRAFEALKFFRDMKEKGILEDPSIYASLICSFASITEVKLAEELFKEAEEKGMLRDPEVCLKLVLMYIEEGLVEKTLDVVESMKNAKLKISDCISCAIVNGFSKRRGYWAAVKVYEQLISQGCIPGQVTYASIINAYCRIALYSKAEKVFIEMQQKGFDKCVVAYSSMVAMYGKTGRIRDAMWLVAKMKAKGCEPNVWIYNSLMDMHGRAKNLRQVEKLWKEMERRKVTPDKVSYTTVISAYNRAREFDMCVKFYNEFRMNGGVIDRAMAGIMVGVFSKLSQIEELVKLLQDMKSEGTKLDERLYHSAMNALRDAGLQMQAQWLQQNFEGT